The Helianthus annuus cultivar XRQ/B chromosome 15, HanXRQr2.0-SUNRISE, whole genome shotgun sequence genomic sequence GCTTCAAACCAGAACACTGTGTATGGAACGTGCAATAGGTGTGGCATTGGACATCTTCCATCACAATGTCCTAATCGTGACCCAGCCACCCTCAGACCAAGACATCAGCCTTCAGCTAATTATGCAGATTATCATTCACAGACATCCACATCATGGCTTCCTGACACCGGTTCTAACAGCCATGCAACACCAGAACTCTCCGGTCTTGATCATGCTGAACCCTACTATGGTGAGGAGGCACTACATGTTGGCAATGGTAAGGCCTTACCTATTCTTCACATTGGTACCACTCGGTTCTATTCACCAAACAAAACCTTTTCACTTTCTCATATACTCCATGTCccacaaattaaaaaaaatctccTTTCAGTTTAGAAATTTTGCCATGATAATCATGTATTCTTTGAATTTCATGATACTTTTTTTTCTGTGAAGGACAAGTTTACACGCACTACCCTCCTCACGGGTCCAAGTGAAAACGGGTTGTACTCCATTCGTCTTCCGCAAATTCAACCCATTTCGAGAGTTGCTTACACAACCGTTCGTGCTTCTGTTCACACATGGCATCAACGGCTTGGTCATCCTCATCCACAGCTTTTGCATTCTATGCTATCAAAACAATGTCTTCCTGTTTTAAATAATAGTTCGAGTTCTCCTTGTAATGCTTGTCATGTTGGGAAATCCTCGAAACTACATTTGTCACCTTCAAATTTTAGAAGTAATAATATTTTGGATTTGGTTATTTGTGATGTTTGGGGTCCAGCCCCTGTTACTTCTTGTGATGGTCATCATTATTTTTTATTGTGTGTTGATCACTTTTCACGTTAtatgtggatatttcctttgaaACAAAAATCAGAAGTCTATGCTACTTTTAAACAATTTATTGTGATGGTTGAACGCCAGTTTCAAACCAAACTAAAATCCGTGCAGTCTGATTGGGGAGGAGAGTTTCGAAATCTCTCAGCCTTTCTCTCTTCCCTTGGAATCATTCACCGTCGCTCATGTCCTCATACTAGTGAGCAAAATGGGTTTGTTGAACGGCGCCATCGGCATGTGGTTGAAACCGGTCTCGCGTTACTTGCCCAATCAGGTGTTCCTTCGCGTTTTTGGCATTTTGCTTATGATACAGCTGTTTACTTAATCAATCGGATGCCATCTCGCACCTCCTCAAACATCTCACCTTTTGAGCATGTTTTCAACCATACACCTGATTACTCTTTTTTACGGGTTTTTGGATCCCAATGTTACCCCCACATTCGACCGTACAATAAGCACAAAATGGACTTTCGGTCTATACCTTGCGTGTTTCTCGGGTATAGTCCTACCCATCATGGTTATCGTTGTTTGGATCCGACATCCGATCGCATCTATATTGCTCGCCATGTTCGTTTTACAGAACAATATTTTCCTTTTCTTAAGCCATCTTCACCACCATCTAAACCTCCCACACCAGATCCTTATGTATCGAGTTACCCTTCCCCTCCTATTCCTACCAGCCCttctactactactactactactactccTACTACTACCTCATCAATTACACCTCCTTCTAGCCCTCGTGCTTCCACACCAACTGGTACTCTCCAACCTGAAACCCCGCTACCTGGTCACACTCAAACCGCCACCTCATCACCTGCTAACACCCAAACTCACACCCCATCACCTGTTCATGAACAAACCCACACCCCTTCCACCACTTTTCGTACCTATAGCTGTCGGTCAAAAGTAAATCAAACGGACCAGGCCCCTCCTATTCCACCTCCCCGTAATCGCCCTGCCAATCTTAGGCCCAACCCTAAAACACGGGTTCCTTACAACCCCTCGGCTTATCATGCCTCTACCACCGTGTCCGACAGTGAACCTACCAGTTTTACCATTGCTAACAAATCTCCTCAGTGGAGAAGTGCTATGGCTGAGGAATATGCAGCCCTTATTCGTAATGGCACGTGGTCTCTAGTTCCTCCAGTCTCAAATGCCAATGTGGTTGACTGCAAGTGGGTGTACAAAATTAAGCGTGATCAAACTGGTGCTATTCAACGATACAAAGCACGTCTGGTAGCCAAGGGGTTTAATCAGCAACCAGGGGTCGACTATCATGAGACCTTCAGTCCTGTTGTAAAGTCCACTACTATACGTACGGTTCTTTCTCTTGCTGTAACACGTAAGTGGGCCCTACGCCAACTAGATGTTCAGAATGCCTTTTTGCATGGTGACTTAAAGGAGACAGTTTATTTGCGCCAGCCTCCTGGTTTCATTGATCCACACAAACCCGATCATGTCTGCTTGCTTCACAAATCTTTATATGGGCTTAAACAAGCCCCACGGGCATGGTTTCATAGATTATCAGAGGCGCTACACTCCCTTGGATTCAAAGGATCTAAAACTGATCCTTCTCTCTTCATATATTCAGCTAAGGGCACTATTTTGTACATGctggtatatgttgatgacataatTTTAACTGGCAACAATCCTAGTGCTATTGATCGGGTTATTCACAGTTTGAGTCAGACTTTTGCTATTCAAGATTTGGGTTCTCTTTCATACTTTTTGGGTATTGAGGTTGTTTGTAAAGGCCCGGATATGATTCTGTCTCAAAAGAAGTACATCTTGGAACTCCTTCAACGGGCCGGTCTCTCTCAGGCAAAACCGGTTACATCCCCGATTACAACCACTGCTAACTTGTCTCTTGGCGACAGTCCTTTGTTTGACAATCCAGTTAGATATCGGCAAATTGTCGGTGCTCTTCAGTATGTGACTTTATCACGCCCCGACATCACCTTTGCGATAAACAAAGTTTGCCAGTTCATGCATTCTCCAACTGAAAATCACTGGTCCGCTGTTAAACGAATTCTTCGTTATCTTCAGGGCACCTCAAACTATGGTCTCCTAATTACACAGGCATCTACCTCTATTCTTCATGCATACACGGATGCTCATTCTCCGTCTCTTAATGCCTTCTCGGATGCTGACTGGGCTGGTTGTCCTGACGACCGTCGATCCACCGGGGGATATGCTATCTACCTTGGTTCCAATCTTATATCGTGGTCTGCTAGAAAACAACGGACTGTATCTCGGTCGTCGACAGAATCTGAGTACAAAGCTTTAGCCGACACTGTGGCTGAACTTACCTGGCTTGAAGCTCTTCTACATGAACTTGAGGTTCCCATGAAGTCGGCTCCTGTTTTATGGTGTGATAACTTAGGAGCCACATATCTATCAGCCAATCCCGTATTTCATGCTCGGACAAAGCATGTAGAGGTTGATTTTCACTTTGTCAGAGAAAAGGTTGCTGAAGGAAAACTCTCAGTACAGTTCATCTCTACTGATGACCAGATCGCAGACATCTTTACTAAACCACTGTCATCACAACGATTTGCTCATCTTCGGTCCAAGCTACAGGTCGCTACCCGGCCTTAGCTTGCGGGGGAATATTAGACAATTATTGATATAATTTAGTATTAGATGGGTGCAATGTGAATTTATGTAATCTATTTATTCTCCTGTATATCATCGTACTAAGAAATACAAATCATTATCACATTACCAAGTTTATCTCCAcataataaatatattaaaaatcaCGGGTATACGTAAATCGTTTATAAAATAGTATTAGAACTCAGATATCATTTAATAACTTTCTTAACATTTTGGGTTAGAAATGTTAATTGATTAAAAAACAACAATATAGGGTTAGAAATATAGTAGCTCTATATGATTATTATAAATTAAATTCAAAGTGAACCAAATAAATTTAACAACTGTTCATAATCTATTTTGTTAGTATATAGAATTGGGCCAAACCGGTATTGTTTTAGCATGCCTCGGTTATAGATCAGTTCGACGGGTCCAAATCGATTTTTTTACACCGGGATGACACTTTACAACCATACTATTAAAGTTAAATCTTGTCAACGCAACCCTAAGGCTCGATATAAACTTCGGGCATGACAACCGGTTCAAGCTTTCGTTATTTGAAAAAATTCTTAACTACTCGTATTGGTGGTATGTTAATAGGAATAAAAAGTTGAATATTAGTTGAGTGGCGTGGATTCAGAATCCTCTTCTTGTAATGTAACTATGGTCAGGGGCAGACCCATATATGGTGGgtcggggtccccggaccccaatgtTTTCTAAAAATTTAGTAGAATCGGTATGTTAATTTTCTTAAGGACCACATAAAAATAATTAGTTGGACCCCATAATAACAAAAGCAAGACTGATGTAGTGGCAAATCCCTTGTTTTCCAACTAAAAGGTCCCAGGTTTAATCTTTAATTCTTccgatttttaatttttctaagcAACCCCTCATGACATTGAAGGTTTCGTATTTTTGAATAATCCTAGGAGATTTAATTCTGCTATTATTGTTTATTCTTATTGGGAACTCACATTATTTGTTGGAAAAGTTTACACACCTTTACTGTAAAAAAGTATCTTTTTCTAGTTTACACCTTTGTTGGAAAAGTAAGGCAACACTGCACACATCAAGGTGGTAATTCTGGTTTGAAGATGATGTATCTTTTTCTGTaaaaaaaagtttgaaatttttgaaaagaaagatAGACGATAAAAAATTGTTAGATATGCAAATACAAAAGTTTGGCCAAACATTTTAGTGAGGTAACCATCGAATTACTTAAGTATAGTAGTTTTAGCCTAGAAGATAATTTTAGTGCATCTAATGTTCAAAAGGTCTTAAGGTTGACAGAGTTGTATCCGTTTGATTTTCGTAGGGAACAACTTTAAATatttgtaatgttttttttttcgtttCCAATGACATCGTGTATTTTTATTGTATGTATTCTAATGAGTAATGATCATATAGTTTTATTTGATATCGTATTTTATTAATGAGTAATAATGATCACATAGTTTTCTTTGATATCGTAGTTTATTATGTTTCTCATCCCGCCCCGCCCAAACTAAACGGCGACCGACCCGAAATTGGTTGTGAAAATTCTTAACACAAAAAAGCGGACCCCAGTGGGAAAAAATCCTGGGTCCGTCACTGACTATGGTGCTCTTTGTagctttttatttaattttgcagttcaaaaaaaaaagggtTCCAAGGTATTTGTACTAACCTTTTTTTATTATCAATGTGGGCTTAATTGAACATAGAATGAGTGGTAGAAGGTATACTTATATGTCAAACAAACGGAGTCAAATAGTAAACTTGATATAATACTTGTTTGTAACTGTTTTCTGATCAAATGATGTTTTTCCTCTTACCAGTCTCTAACTCTATCAAGTGTTGAATTTAGAGAAAACAACGTGAAAAAAGAGCATGATTAACATACATTGAGGACGCCATCGGTGTCATAAGCCAGATGCTTGAGATCTTTCAGCCATTCTTTCACAGAATCTTGGTTATCTCCCTCCGAGAAGCATCAATAGCAAGCCCCCTGCGTTGCGACGGGGCGTGAATCAGTGACAAATATCACCAATGCCACACCACTGTCATCGATCACCAACACTGAAGTTGTGGCGTGTTAATGGGAAGAAATTAGATCGAAACGTAAAACacagaaaataataactaagtcgatctaggacccacGCTTTGCGACAACCTGTCAAACGGGAGAAAATAgatgtaaaaacgttaaaccacacacacgttgcgccgtgttaactcgtaaaatttagaacaaaacataAAAACGTTGAACGTGGACGTGGACGTGGACGTGTCTTATAAGTTCAATTTATAGTGTTGTCGAGATTTGTTGATTTCGCATTTAAGGCATGTTCGTATAAGAACATACCTTCGGTTGATCTTTCACAACGTACCACACATGTTCGTATACATAAGGcccatcatttttttttattccGAAGAGCATTCAACCAGTTGGTCATTACGGTTGTTCTTGGTAGTGGAGTCGATGAATATATGTGAATACACCCTAGCTAGTAACCCCTTGCCGGCTACAGTCCATTGATTTCGTTTGACAGTCTTCCTGACCTTgacacaacccaacccaacccacccACCCTCGTCTGTTCGCATGGGCCCTTCAACAGAGGCGCCCTCTAGCCATCACCCCATGAGACGAACCACAGAACCACTAAAAGTTTAAAAGATGAGTGAGACGAACCACAGAACCAGAACCAGATAATATATTGCTTGTATTAAGCAGCacataaacaaataaaacattCATACTCATTAACAGGAAAATCATTTAGGTTAGAAAATGGCAAAAGCCTTCCAACTCAAATCACCATAATGTTAGTTGAATATAATGAAAACATGCCTTTCTTGGTCAAGTAAAACCACATAGATATGAATATTAGTACGGCACATAAGTTTTCAGAGTAACAAGTTCTTTCGGTTATAAGGAATAAAACAAGTCGTTACACTCATATATCCTGAAGAATAGATGCAATCTGAAACATTTCTTACGGTGATGAAGTCATGTTCGTGATGAAATCAAATAGTCGTGCACACACAGTTGAAGAAACGACACCTTCCGCGACCAACGACTTCATAAATCCCTCCATTTCCTCCACATTACGCTTTCTTTCCAAATACTCCATAACGATCGCTAACTTATCCTTAACGGGTTCCTCATAAGGCGAAACATAATAATTCGATACTGCATTCTTTAATGCTTCGACACCTTTTAGGACTTGATCAACCTCGATATACCCGATCATTAAACTATACCATGTATGAAACTTAGGAGTACCCCCTTTCTCAATACCAGAATTCAAAACAGCTTCTGCCTTCTCCAATTCGCCATTTTTAACATAAACATCGATCAAGTCATTTGGTATACGAAAATCATAAGACAAACCCTGCATTTCCCATTCTTTGAAGACCGTCTCGGCTCCTTCAACGTCGTCTAATTTCAGCAACGAGATAATCATATTTCTATAACCAACATTATATATCTTTTCTTTCTTTAAAATCTTCCAAATTCGATCCACTTCACCTTTCTTTCCCAACTTTGCATACGTGTAAAGCACGGTATGGAGTGTTTTATGTCTACCCTTTGTGGTTAACGCCAAATTTTCTACCTTTTTTAGTAATTCAAAACTTTTCTCACCCAACCCGGCTTTCAAAAACGCATTTGCAGCAATAAGATACGTCTCACAGTCCATACCAACACGTGAGTCGGCTTCCATGATCTCCATGATCTTATTTAACCCTTCGATATTACCAGTAGCCGCATAAGCACGTAACCGAGGGGTGAATGAGTATTTGTCTTGATAAAACCCGGCATTTTCCATTTCATTAACTATCGCATCCATTTTCTCCCACTTTCCAACATTGTAATAAAGATTTAACAAGATATTGAAGGGCAAAGGAGTCGATATGCGCCCTGAATCACGTAACTTTTGCATCATGGCCTCTGCTTTATCCTCTAACTTTTCAAGAGCATAGATGTTAAGAAGGCAGATATCAATAAGAAATCCTTTGAATACTTGTGAAATGTTATTGTAGAACTCCTCGGCTTTCTCTAAACCATGAACTTTATAAATCAAATGTAGTCTGTCCCTAATGTCACCCTTTGTAGGGGGTATGTATCGTTTATCAGTCATCCACTCTAATACCTGTGAGAGAAAAATATAACACATTTTAGCATATTTACACATTCATGATTTGAGACATTTAAAAGGACGGATAAAACAAGTTTTGGCGAGTCGACGGACCATTCTAaaatgatgattttttttttttttttgatatgtTACCCAACCCACCCTTCGCCACCTGTACAGAAAGCTCACAGCATCAAGGACATCCGGTCTGTATCTCTATGCCATCTTTGGATAACTATCGATTGTACATGCAATTATGCAAATAGCTTAAGGGCTAGTTTGGCATTGCATTTTTAGGGTTCTTGGGCAACAAATGTGTTGAGTCCGGATCATAAATTGTTTGGTGAACCCACAGGCAAACGGCAAACATATTTAGAGGCCTCAAATTCCTAAAATCTGTGTTGGAGACAAGATATCATTAAATGCGTGTTTGGATCCAGGGTTGTTCTAAAAGCTCGAAGCTCGCTGATAAAATGAGCTAAACCGAGCCCAAGCCAAGGTAAGCCCGGCTCGTTGGCTCGCTCCTTAGGCTCCTTAGCTGGCTCATTGGCTCGCTCGTTTAAATTAAAGCCTAACttttaatatataaactataACTCAAAAGTataacccaaattttaatatACACAAATGATAAATTCTATTGTTTTTTAATCATTATGTCTAtgttataaatattatttttatttttatatatactaatatgtgaaaacataaaataaaataaaaaacaaaatttataAGGACTGTGTAAATTGGATCTCAGGTTGTTGAACAGGCGAGATACTATATGAAAGTCAGTGTTCTAATTAGAAGCAACTAATCTAACTCAAAATAACAAACATGTAAACCTCAAGTAAAAGTTTGaatcttttaaatttcttttaataaaagATTATGATCAAAAGTTAGCAGCAATAAAAGGTCATAATAGATTAGAATTAGAACCTCAAGGGCATGTGTGAATCTTCTGAACTTCATCAAAGATTTAACAATTCCATCAAGAGAATCTTTATCAACTTTCCTCCCTTCACTGACCCACTGATCCAGAACTGGTACGACTGAAAGATCAGGATCACCTACTGGTGAGATTCTTCTGTAAAGTGATGAATCAGATTCGGTTTTGTTGGAAAATGTTGGTGACCCATGTGATGAATTCTTGTTCTTCCTTTGGGTAAGTGATGGTGATGATGTTTGTAAGGGCAATTTGGTTGAGAATGAGCTGAAGTTCTTTGAGGCATTTCGGCAAACACCTTGTGCGCGTAACGTTAAACGACAGAGTTTCATCTTGTTCCAACAAATACCGTCTGGGGTTTATCTCAAAGTTTAAACCCTAAACACATAAATGGGTATACTCGCTGTTACAACTGATTTCCACTGATATACATACCAGGCTCACACTCACGAATCTACAATTTTAGCTTGGGTTGGACGAATCTACTTATATCATCCGCCACTTAGCTTATAGTCTAGTGTTCAAAAGAAATTATCTGTTATTGGGAGATCAAAGTTTTATAGCCTAGTGTTCAAAAGAAATTATATCTTGTGGGGAGATCAAAGTTGAGAGGTGTAAGTATTTAAGGAGAAAAATTAgttgttcaaaaaaaaacttatatcatccacaataaaataaaaaggaatgagaaaaaacataaaaaaaaaactctttaacataggggtgtttggcctagcttttttaattttttttacaaaataagcttaatttgatgtttggtttagctttttaagcttatgcttattagctttTATAAGTTAATTTGAAGAAGCTTATTTGAAGATGAatttttagcttatttgaagaaTCTTATATATGTAAGGGcaaatgatagaaaataagctataagctaatccaaatACTTAAAAAGAActtatcaaatgatagaaaataagctataagctactttaaaatataagcataagccaaaagataaaagctaggccaaacaccctcATAGATCCACAATAGAAAACactcatttttttttcttaaaaaaaacacTCTTTTAACATAGATTCACAATAGAAAACACTCTTTTTTTTCTCTACTTTGCAGTTTGGCTGGttaattttcttttttctttttcaatttcCTTATACGATTTACACTGATACCCCATAAAGTTATTATTTTAGGTTTTTAATGAATTTTTTGTTACGTGATTTTTGATGGGTTTCGTTTTTACATCATCGCTCCAAACAAGGTATTTTTATC encodes the following:
- the LOC110911846 gene encoding pentatricopeptide repeat-containing protein At2g20710, mitochondrial, producing the protein MKLCRLTLRAQGVCRNASKNFSSFSTKLPLQTSSPSLTQRKNKNSSHGSPTFSNKTESDSSLYRRISPVGDPDLSVVPVLDQWVSEGRKVDKDSLDGIVKSLMKFRRFTHALEVLEWMTDKRYIPPTKGDIRDRLHLIYKVHGLEKAEEFYNNISQVFKGFLIDICLLNIYALEKLEDKAEAMMQKLRDSGRISTPLPFNILLNLYYNVGKWEKMDAIVNEMENAGFYQDKYSFTPRLRAYAATGNIEGLNKIMEIMEADSRVGMDCETYLIAANAFLKAGLGEKSFELLKKVENLALTTKGRHKTLHTVLYTYAKLGKKGEVDRIWKILKKEKIYNVGYRNMIISLLKLDDVEGAETVFKEWEMQGLSYDFRIPNDLIDVYVKNGELEKAEAVLNSGIEKGGTPKFHTWYSLMIGYIEVDQVLKGVEALKNAVSNYYVSPYEEPVKDKLAIVMEYLERKRNVEEMEGFMKSLVAEGVVSSTVCARLFDFITNMTSSP